One genomic window of Ottowia oryzae includes the following:
- a CDS encoding 4Fe-4S binding protein, translating to MSSPAMGCAVHARAPITLTGGGKAQRALAAVGEWLRTHARLIRALQWVVVLVYAVLLVVPAVLPLPDRTAHAWNNLTIAAEFAFWGIWWPFVLVSMVLFGRLWCGVLCPEGALTEWAAKHGRGHGVPRWMRWGGWPFVAFVCTTVYGQMVSVYQYPKAALVVLGGSTVAAMVIGYLYTRGKRAWCRFLCPVNGVFSLLSKLAPMHYRVDDAAWRLSLEDEAHASAQRTIPIHAAPAVDCGPMVALRHMEGNSGCHMCGRCSSHHDAIALQWRSPDDEVVRVAATEADHWQTWLIVFGLLGVAIGAFHWSASPWFVAAKQWIATWLIDHDVMWPLADNAPWWVLTHYPDQNDVFTWLDGGLLLGYVAATALVWGSVTLTLLALSVRLAGPWRTQRLHHLAQSLIPIAGIGVFLGLSAVTLTLLRGEGIVLSWIGPLRLALLAAASLWSLWLGWRILRSWGLAAPRTVLALVPMVAVLAWVCSAWGWLFWWW from the coding sequence ATGAGCAGCCCTGCCATGGGGTGCGCCGTGCACGCGCGCGCGCCCATCACGCTGACGGGCGGAGGCAAGGCGCAGCGCGCGCTGGCCGCCGTGGGCGAATGGCTGCGCACCCACGCGCGGCTGATTCGCGCGCTGCAGTGGGTGGTGGTGCTGGTTTACGCGGTGCTGCTGGTGGTGCCGGCGGTGCTGCCGCTGCCCGACCGCACGGCGCACGCGTGGAACAACCTGACCATCGCTGCCGAATTCGCTTTTTGGGGCATCTGGTGGCCGTTTGTGCTGGTCAGCATGGTGCTGTTCGGACGGCTGTGGTGCGGCGTGCTGTGCCCCGAAGGCGCACTGACGGAATGGGCCGCCAAACACGGCCGCGGCCACGGCGTGCCGCGCTGGATGCGCTGGGGCGGCTGGCCTTTCGTGGCGTTTGTCTGCACCACGGTGTACGGCCAGATGGTCAGCGTGTACCAGTACCCCAAGGCCGCGCTGGTGGTGCTGGGCGGCAGCACGGTGGCGGCGATGGTCATCGGCTACCTGTACACGCGCGGCAAGCGCGCCTGGTGCCGCTTTCTATGCCCGGTCAACGGCGTGTTCTCTCTGCTGTCCAAGCTGGCGCCGATGCACTACCGGGTGGACGACGCAGCCTGGCGCCTGTCGCTGGAAGACGAAGCGCACGCCTCGGCGCAGCGCACCATCCCGATCCACGCGGCGCCGGCGGTGGATTGCGGCCCCATGGTGGCGCTGCGCCACATGGAGGGCAATTCCGGCTGCCACATGTGCGGGCGCTGCAGCAGCCACCACGACGCCATCGCGCTGCAATGGCGTTCGCCCGACGACGAAGTGGTGCGCGTGGCCGCCACCGAGGCCGACCACTGGCAAACCTGGCTGATCGTGTTCGGCCTGCTGGGCGTGGCCATTGGCGCCTTTCACTGGAGCGCCAGCCCCTGGTTCGTGGCCGCCAAGCAGTGGATCGCCACGTGGCTGATCGACCACGACGTGATGTGGCCGCTGGCCGACAACGCGCCCTGGTGGGTGCTGACGCACTACCCTGACCAGAACGACGTGTTCACCTGGCTGGACGGCGGGCTGCTGCTGGGCTACGTGGCCGCGACCGCGCTGGTCTGGGGCAGCGTGACGCTGACGCTGCTGGCGCTGAGCGTGCGCCTGGCCGGGCCGTGGCGCACGCAGCGGCTGCACCACCTGGCGCAGTCATTGATCCCGATCGCGGGCATCGGCGTGTTTCTGGGCCTGTCTGCCGTCACGCTGACGCTGCTGCGCGGCGAAGGCATTGTGCTGAGCTGGATCGGGCCGCTGCGCCTGGCGCTGCTGGCGGCCGCCAGCCTGTGGTCGCTGTGGCTGGGCTGGCGCATTCTGCGCAGCTGGGGCCTGGCCGCGCCACGCACCGTTCTGGCGCTGGTGCCCATGGTGGCCGTGCTGGCCTGGGTCTGCAGCGCCTGGGGCTGGCTGTTCTGGTGGTGGTGA
- a CDS encoding iron transporter, which yields MTFSKLIASAALVAAAYPLTALAAETPIGKPHTENGMEVAAVYLQPIEMDPPGMMREAKLSDIHLEADIRAAKGNTNGFGEGDWMPSLVVKYKLTKAGNAKPLEGVLMPMVASDGPHYGDNVKLMGPGKYTLVLTVLPPSQNPQAHFGRHVDKETGVAPWFKPFTASYDFTYAGTGKKGGY from the coding sequence ATGACCTTCTCCAAACTGATCGCCTCGGCCGCCCTCGTTGCCGCCGCCTATCCGCTGACCGCGCTCGCCGCTGAAACGCCCATCGGCAAGCCGCATACCGAAAACGGCATGGAAGTGGCCGCCGTGTACCTGCAGCCGATCGAGATGGACCCGCCCGGCATGATGCGCGAGGCCAAGTTGTCCGACATTCACCTGGAGGCCGACATCCGCGCCGCCAAGGGCAACACCAACGGCTTTGGCGAAGGCGACTGGATGCCTTCCCTGGTGGTCAAGTACAAGCTGACAAAGGCGGGCAACGCCAAGCCGCTGGAAGGCGTGCTGATGCCCATGGTGGCCAGCGACGGCCCGCACTACGGCGACAACGTCAAGCTGATGGGCCCCGGCAAATACACGCTGGTGCTGACCGTGCTGCCGCCCAGCCAGAACCCGCAGGCGCACTTTGGCCGCCACGTGGATAAAGAAACCGGTGTGGCCCCGTGGTTCAAGCCGTTCACCGCCAGCTACGACTTCACCTACGCCGGCACCGGCAAGAAGGGCGGGTATTGA
- a CDS encoding FTR1 family iron permease has product MGQIVFILWRESVEALLVVGILYAWLSRTPEAQGGKRWLWAGVVLGLLLAGLLALGIYAAEGLLAEHQDLFQAVMVFVAAALIVQMVLWMRSHGRTLKRDLESGLSRQAQQRNWWGVLVLSALAIAREGSEAVVFLYGTLAAAPAQELPMMGLAALAGIVLALATFGLLQLGGKVLNWRSFFRVTEIMLLFLAAALVVTGAEKLQAMDWLPALRDGLWDTSAVLSDMSTVGGVVAALTGYRAQPSLMTVLVFVGYWVLVWALMRWRSAVAASRLPSAAHGMAGKL; this is encoded by the coding sequence ATGGGCCAGATTGTGTTCATCCTTTGGCGCGAGAGCGTCGAGGCCTTGCTTGTCGTAGGCATCTTGTACGCCTGGTTGTCGCGCACGCCTGAAGCGCAGGGCGGCAAGCGCTGGCTGTGGGCCGGCGTGGTGCTGGGCCTGCTGCTGGCCGGGCTGCTGGCCCTGGGCATCTACGCGGCCGAGGGGCTGCTGGCCGAGCACCAGGACTTGTTCCAGGCGGTGATGGTCTTCGTGGCCGCCGCGCTGATCGTGCAGATGGTGCTGTGGATGCGCTCGCATGGGCGCACGCTCAAGCGCGACCTGGAATCGGGCCTGTCCCGCCAGGCGCAGCAGCGCAACTGGTGGGGCGTGCTGGTGCTGTCGGCGCTGGCCATCGCGCGCGAGGGCAGCGAGGCGGTGGTCTTCCTGTACGGCACGCTGGCGGCCGCGCCCGCGCAAGAGCTGCCGATGATGGGGCTGGCTGCGCTGGCGGGCATCGTGCTGGCGCTGGCGACCTTCGGGCTGCTGCAGCTGGGCGGCAAGGTGCTGAACTGGCGCAGTTTCTTTCGCGTGACCGAAATCATGCTGCTCTTCCTGGCGGCCGCGCTGGTGGTCACCGGCGCTGAAAAACTGCAGGCCATGGATTGGCTGCCCGCGCTGCGCGACGGGCTGTGGGACACGTCCGCCGTGCTGAGCGACATGAGCACCGTGGGCGGCGTGGTGGCGGCGCTGACGGGCTACCGCGCCCAGCCGTCGCTGATGACGGTGCTGGTGTTCGTCGGCTACTGGGTGCTGGTGTGGGCGCTGATGCGCTGGCGCTCGGCGGTGGCCGCATCGCGCCTGCCATCGGCCGCGCACGGCATGGCGGGCAAGCTATGA
- a CDS encoding cupredoxin domain-containing protein, which yields MPSGVTARWAGLGLAALLWGGAAWADDVPTFKVVVNDGVISTQRIEVPAGQRFRVEVTNQGKTPAEFESLPLGLELVVAPGLTRTRVLPGKSAGSYPFYDEFHMKTTQGVFIIK from the coding sequence ATGCCATCCGGTGTCACCGCGCGCTGGGCGGGCCTTGGCCTGGCCGCGCTGCTGTGGGGCGGTGCGGCGTGGGCCGACGACGTGCCCACTTTCAAGGTCGTCGTGAACGATGGGGTGATCAGCACCCAGCGCATCGAAGTGCCTGCGGGCCAGCGCTTCAGGGTCGAAGTGACCAACCAGGGCAAGACCCCGGCAGAGTTTGAAAGCCTGCCGCTGGGGCTGGAGCTGGTGGTGGCCCCCGGGCTGACGCGCACGCGCGTGCTGCCGGGCAAGTCGGCTGGCAGCTACCCGTTCTACGACGAATTCCACATGAAGACGACGCAGGGCGTGTTCATCATCAAGTAG